In one Arachis duranensis cultivar V14167 chromosome 9, aradu.V14167.gnm2.J7QH, whole genome shotgun sequence genomic region, the following are encoded:
- the LOC107465889 gene encoding uncharacterized protein LOC107465889 yields the protein MSSKEKPTLGGTRIKTRKRNIAAPLDPEAFSDAVVQIYLDNAGDLELVAKSIESSELDFSRYGDTFFEVVFIGCRTQPGTTKPDEGDRHPYSIIECEPKREVILPSVIYTQKILRRKPFLIKNLENVMRRFLQSLEFFEENERKKLAIFTALAFSQKLSGLPPETVFQPLLKDNLVGKGLVLSFVTEFFKEYLVDNSLDDLISILKRGKVEDNLLDFFPPSKRSNESFAEHFKKEGLITLVEYNEKKIFEVKLKEMKSTLTTLITEEADISEVIETVKLQVKDAKLPDIEVVRVLWDVLMDAVQWSGKNQQQNSNSALRQVKTWAPLLNTFCTSGKLELELMYKVQMQCYEDAKLMKLFPEIIRSLYEQDVLAEDTILHWFRRGTNTKGRQSFVKALEPFVNWLEEAEEEE from the exons ATGAG CTCCAAGGAGAAACCCACTCTCGG TGGCACGCGGATTAAGACCCGCAAGCGGAATATTGCGGCGCCTTTGGACCCTGAAGCATTCTCGGATGCAGTGGTCCAGATTTATTTGGATAATGCTGGTGATCTG GAACTTGTTGCTAAGAGCATTGAGTCTTCAGAACTTGACTTCTCAAGATACGGTGACACCTTTTTCGAG GTTGTTTTCATTGGTTGTCGTACACAACCTGGAACAACCAAGCCTGATGAAGGGGATCGCCATCCTTACTCTATAATAGAGTGTGAGCCGAAGCGGGAAGTCATTTTGCCATCGGTGATCTACACACAAAAGATTTTGCGAAGGAAGCCATTCCTCATAAAGAATCTTGAAAATGTCATGCGAAGATTCCTACAATCCTTGGagttttttgaagaaaatgaaaggaaaaagTTGGCAATCTTCACGGCACTTGCATTCTCTCAGAAGCTATCCGGTCTTCCTCCAGAGACTGTCTTCCAACCACTTCTTAAAGATAATCTTGTGGGCAAAGGGCTAGTTCTGTCCTTCGTAACTGAGTTCTTTAAGGAGTATCTGGTTGACAACAGCCTTGATGATCTTATTTCAATTCTGAAACGGGGAAAAGTGGAGGATAATCTTTTGGACTTTTTCCCCCCTTCAAAAAGATCAAATGAGTCTTTTGCTGAGCATTTCAA GAAGGAAGGACTGATAACCTTGGTGGAGTATAATGAGAAGAAAATATTCGAAGTTAAACTTAAGGAAATGAAGTCTACTTTGACGACACTGATAACGGAGGAAGCTGATATATCTGAAGTCATAGAAACAGTGAAGCTGCAAGTTAAAGATGCTAAATTGCCAGATATTGAGGTTGTGCGGGTGTTGTGGGATGTTTTAATGGATGCTGTTCAGTGGTCAGGAAAAAATCAGCAACAGAATTCAAATTCAGCCCTGCGCCAG GTAAAAACTTGGGCACCATTGTTGAATACGTTCTGCACCAGTGGGAAGCTTGAGCTTGAACTGATGTACAAAGTACAGATGCAATGCTACGAGGATGCGAAACTCATGAAGCTGTTCCCTGAGATTATAAGGTCCCTTTATGAGCAGGATGTGCTGGCTGAAGACACGATTCTTCACTGGTTCCGCAGAGGAACGAACACCAAGGGCag GCAAAGCTTTGTGAAGGCACTTGAACCCTTCGTCAATTGGCTTGAGGAGGCGGAAGAGGAAGAATGA